The proteins below come from a single Oncorhynchus keta strain PuntledgeMale-10-30-2019 chromosome 32, Oket_V2, whole genome shotgun sequence genomic window:
- the LOC118364721 gene encoding testis-expressed protein 33-like translates to MTSTGQPETTVGDKPQVRVLACPEVPLLVLPHYTDKGSAFVPPHCSYHSLGHCLRTNIFPGAPPVWTSLIKDSYIGHPLPAPPIDAQRWYGRRTDDSVKWTERNIVNQKLNKALKAIENKWSK, encoded by the exons ATGACCTCCACTGGCCAGCCGGAGACAACAGTTGGAGACAAGCCGCAG gtgaGAGTTTTAGCATGCCCGGAGGTTCCTCTTCTCGTGCTGCCTCACTATACTGACAAAGGGTCAGCCTTCGTCCCTCCCCATTGCTCCTACCACAGCCTGGGACACTGTCTGCGCACCAACATCTTTCCAG GAGCTCCTCCGGTGTGGACGTCCCTGATAAAAGACTCCTACATCGGTCACCCCTTGCCCGCCCCTCCTATAGACGCCCAGCGTTGGTACGGCCGCAGGACTGATGACAGTG TGAAATGGACAGAAAGAAACATTGTGAACCAGAAGTTGAACAAGGCGCTAAAGGCAATAGAGAACAAGTGGTCTAAATGA